A genomic segment from Mobula hypostoma chromosome 20, sMobHyp1.1, whole genome shotgun sequence encodes:
- the atp5f1c gene encoding ATP synthase subunit gamma, mitochondrial isoform X2 yields MFTRTGVLVFVPQWGQVRNMATLKDITRRLKSIKNIQKITQSMKMVAAAKYARAERELKPARVYGTGALALYEKAEIQPPENQARHLIIGVSSDRGLCGGIHSNIARNIRNQIQELTSAGKEIKVATIGEKLRALLYRNYGANILLMFKEVGRKPPTFGDASFIATELLNSGFEFDKGSIIFNRFKSVIAYKTEEQPVFSFDALTGSENMSVYDDIDADVLRNYQEFSLVNIIYFGLKESTTSEQSARMTAMDSASKNAAEIIDKLTLTYNRTRQAVITKELIEIISGAAAL; encoded by the exons ATGTTCACCAGAACGGGCGTCCTGGTTTTTGTGCCCCAATG GGGTCAGGTCCGAAACATGGCAACTCTGAAGGATA TTACCAGGCGCTTGAAGTCTATCAAAAATATCCAAAAGATCACCCAGTCCATGAAAATGGTGGCTGCAGCAAAATATGCAAGAGCTGAGAGAGAACTGAAGCCAGCAAGAGTTTATGGAACAGGAGCTCTTG CTCTGTATGAGAAAGCAGAAATTCAACCCCCTGAAAACCAAGCCAGACACCTGATTATTGGAGTATCCTCTGACCGTGGTCTATGTGGTGGGATCCACAGTAACATTGCTAGAAACATAAGAAATCAAATACAGGAATTGACTTCTGCAGGTAAAGAGATCAAGGTCGCTACTATTGGAGAAAAGCTAAGAGCACTGCTGTATAG aAATTATGGAGCTAATATCCTGTTGATGTTTAAGGAGGTGGGCCGGAAACCACCGACATTTGGTGATGCTTCATTCATTGCCACTGAGCTCCTCAACTCGGGCTTTGAGTTTGATAAAGGTTCTATTATCTTCAACAGATTTAA atCTGTGATTGCTTACAAGACTGAGGAACAACCAGTGTTCTCCTTCGATGCCCTGACAGGTTCTG AGAACATGAGTGTTTATGATGACATTGATGCTGACGTTCTGCGGAACTACCAAGAGTTCTCTCTGGTGAACATCATCTACTTTGGGTTAAAGGAGTCTACTACAAGTGAGCAGAGTGCCAGGATGACTGCCATGGATAGTGCCAGCAAGAATGCCG CTGAAATCATTGACAAGCTGACGTTGACGTACAACCGCACTCGCCAGGCTGTCATTACCAAGGAACTTATTGAGATTATCTCTGGTGCTGCTGCCCTGTAA
- the atp5f1c gene encoding ATP synthase subunit gamma, mitochondrial isoform X1, whose translation MFTRTGVLVFVPQWGQVRNMATLKDITRRLKSIKNIQKITQSMKMVAAAKYARAERELKPARVYGTGALALYEKAEIQPPENQARHLIIGVSSDRGLCGGIHSNIARNIRNQIQELTSAGKEIKVATIGEKLRALLYRNYGANILLMFKEVGRKPPTFGDASFIATELLNSGFEFDKGSIIFNRFKSVIAYKTEEQPVFSFDALTGSENMSVYDDIDADVLRNYQEFSLVNIIYFGLKESTTSEQSARMTAMDSASKNAAEIIDKLTLTYNRTRQAVITKELIEIISGAAAL comes from the exons ATGTTCACCAGAACGGGCGTCCTGGTTTTTGTGCCCCAATG GGGTCAGGTCCGAAACATGGCAACTCTGAAGGATA TTACCAGGCGCTTGAAGTCTATCAAAAATATCCAAAAGATCACCCAGTCCATGAAAATGGTGGCTGCAGCAAAATATGCAAGAGCTGAGAGAGAACTGAAGCCAGCAAGAGTTTATGGAACAGGAGCTCTTG CTCTGTATGAGAAAGCAGAAATTCAACCCCCTGAAAACCAAGCCAGACACCTGATTATTGGAGTATCCTCTGACCGTGGTCTATGTGGTGGGATCCACAGTAACATTGCTAGAAACATAAGAAATCAAATACAGGAATTGACTTCTGCAGGTAAAGAGATCAAGGTCGCTACTATTGGAGAAAAGCTAAGAGCACTGCTGTATAG aAATTATGGAGCTAATATCCTGTTGATGTTTAAGGAGGTGGGCCGGAAACCACCGACATTTGGTGATGCTTCATTCATTGCCACTGAGCTCCTCAACTCGGGCTTTGAGTTTGATAAAGGTTCTATTATCTTCAACAGATTTAA atCTGTGATTGCTTACAAGACTGAGGAACAACCAGTGTTCTCCTTCGATGCCCTGACAGGTTCTG AGAACATGAGTGTTTATGATGACATTGATGCTGACGTTCTGCGGAACTACCAAGAGTTCTCTCTGGTGAACATCATCTACTTTGGGTTAAAGGAGTCTACTACAAGTGAGCAGAGTGCCAGGATGACTGCCATGGATAGTGCCAGCAAGAATGCCG CTGAAATCATTGACAAGCTGACGTTGACGTACAACCGCACTCGCCAGGCTGTCATTACCAAGGAACTTATTGAGATTATCTCTGGTGCTGCTGCCCT GTAA